The proteins below are encoded in one region of Lactuca sativa cultivar Salinas chromosome 3, Lsat_Salinas_v11, whole genome shotgun sequence:
- the LOC111882311 gene encoding dammarenediol II synthase isoform X3, producing the protein MKRYIYNHQNKDGGWGFHIEGHSTMMGSALNYVALRLLGEGPDDGNYAVSRGRKWILDHGGATCIPSWGKLYLSVLGVYEWEGCNPLPPEFWIFPETFPFHPVDDLTKVLTYGVAKMWCYCRTTYMPMSYLYGKKFHGPITKFVLQLRQEIYSIPYDEINWNKQRHICCKEDLLYPHSTVQDLLWDFLQYFGEPVFKYWPFKRLREIALKRTIELIRYSAEESRYITTGSIEKSLQMMVWWAENPCGDEFKHHLARLPDYLWLAEDGMKVMPSGGQLWNCALSTQAIIASNMVEEYGESLKKAHFFIKESQVKNNPAGDFTKNCRQITKGSWTFAQDDGWAVSDCTSEALKCLLLLSQMPVEISGEEDGNIERLYDAVNFILFVQSPTSGGFAIWEQPVPQPYLEMLNPSEMFADIVVEREHLENTASIIQALVAFKRLHPKHREKEIENAVSKAVRFLEKRQRPDGSWYGYWGICFLYGTCFVLRGLEAAGKTYDNCEAVRKGVKFLLSTRNEEGGWGESYKSCTREVYTPLFGNRTNLVQTSWAMLGLMSAGQVERELTPLHKAAKLLINAQMDNGDFPQQEFTGVSMKNCMLHYPLYKNIFPLLALGEYRRRLWAC; encoded by the exons AATAAAGATGGAGGATGGGGATTTCACATCGAGGGACACAGCACCATGATGGGATCTGCATTGAACTATGTAGCCCTACGACTATTAGGAGAAGGACCTGATGACGGAAATTATGCAGTAAGCCGAGGCAGGAAGTGGATACTTGACCATGGGGGTGCAACCTGTATTCCTTCTTGGGGCAAACTTTATCTTTCT GTGCTCGGAGTGTATGAATGGGAGGGTTGCAACCCCTTACCCCCAGAATTTTGGATTTTCCCTGAAACGTTTCCTTTTCATCCAG ttGATGATCTCACCAAAGTTCTTACGTATGGTGTAGCGAAAATGTGGTGCTATTGCCGAACAACATATATGCCCATGTCTTACTTGTATGGGAAAAAGTTTCATGGCCCGATCACTAAATTTGTTCTCCAGCTTCGACAAGAGATATATTCTATCCCATATGACGAGATAAATTGGAATAAACAACGCCATATATGTTGCAAG GAAGATCTCCTTTACCCTCATTCTACAGTCCAAGATCTATTGTGGGATTTTCTTCAGTATTTTGGTGAACCGGTTTTTAAATATTGGCCTTTCAAAAGACTACGAGAAATTGCTTTAAAAAGAACGATTGAGTTGATTCGTTATAGCGCTGAAGAAAGTAGATACATAACCACGGGATCTATTGAAAAG TCCTTGCAAATGATGGTTTGGTGGGCAGAGAACCCATGTGGCGATGAGTTCAAGCACCACCTTGCTAGATTGCCTGATTACTTATGGCTAGCAGAAGATGGAATGAAGGTGATGCCGAGTGGTGGTCAATTATGGAATTGCGCGCTTTCAACTCAGGCAATAATTGCTAGTAATATGGTCGAAGAGTATGGGGAATCTCTTAAAAAGGCCCATTTCTTTATCAAGGAATCTCAGGTCAAAAATAATCCAGCTGGAGATTTTACTAAAAATTGCCGGCAGATTACTAAAGGGTCATGGACATTCGCCCAAGATGATGGATGGGCAGTCTCAGATTGCACGTCCGAAGCACTGAAA TGTCTTCTGTTACTATCCCAAATGCCAGTTGAAATTTCAGGCGAAGAAGATGGTAACATTGAGCGATTATACGATGCTGTTAATTTCATCCTTTTTGTACAATCTCCTACCAGTGGAGGTTTTGCTATCTGGGAGCAACCAGTCCCACAACCATATTTAGAG ATGTTGAACCCTTCAGAGATGTTTGCGGATATTGTTGTTGAAAGAGA GCATCTCGAAAATACAGCATCGATCATTCAAGCTCTGGTAGCATTCAAACGTTTGCATCCAAAACATAGGGAGAAAGAAATAGAAAACGCTGTGTCAAAAGCAGTGCGTTTTCTTGAGAAAAGACAACGCCCTGATGGTTCATG GTATGGCTACTGGGGGATATGTTTTCTATATGGCACGTGCTTTGTTCTAAGAGGCTTAGAAGCCGCTGGAAAGACATATGACAACTGTGAAGCAGTTCGTAAAGGAGTCAAGTTTTTGCTTTCGACACGAAATGAAGAGGGTGGATGGGGAGAAAGCTACAAGTCTTGTACTAGAGAAGTATACACACCATTGTTTGGGAATcggacaaacctagttcaaactTCATGGGCCATGCTAGGTCTCATGTCAGCTGGACAA GTTGAACGAGAGTTAACACCGTTACATAAAGCAGCAAAACTGTTGATCAATGCACAAATGGACAATGGAGATTTTCCTCAGCAG GAGTTCACTGGAGTCTCCATGAAGAATTGCATGCTGCATTATCCATTATACAAGAATATCTTCCCATTACTAGCACTTGGAGAATATCGTAGACGTCTTTGGGCTTGCTAA